The nucleotide sequence CGGTCGTCCTGACTGAACGTACGCGGCCAGACGCCGGCGTGCGGAATCATCCACGGATTGCCGACGGCCGCCTCGAAATCACCCAGATGAATCTCCATGCAGGTCAGACCGTATTTTCTGGTCAGCTCCGCAGCGTCCCAGATATCAATACCGGTCAGCGTATTCGTTGATACACCGATGAAATCTTCCATCAAATCCATAATCTCTCTGCTATTTATCGAGCTGCTTTCTTCACACGAGATCTAACAATATTTTATTTCGTTAACTTGATCGCGTCCTTGATTAATTTGATCGCGTCGCTGCCGGTTTTATATACCTTCCGGCGGTAACCTTCCGGCAACTCATTAATACGTTCCTGCAGAACTTCACCGCCGCGCGGACTGTCCTGATAAATCAAGCCGCAATCCGGATCATCCAATCCTAAATCCGGCGCCGGATATTCTTTCCACCCGCCGTTTCCGGATGCGTATTCAATGCCGTCGTTTTCTAAAATCCCGGTGAGCTGTTTCCGGAACGCGGCGGTTTCCGCCGGCGCATCCATAATTTTTTCCTCGGTACTTAATGCATCGCCGCTGATGTCGAGCAGCAGTTCTTTGCGGTCGGCGGCGCTGTAGACATATTTCCGGTCGCGCGTCGCCAGCATATAAAGCCCGAGATCTTTTTTCTGGAACTGACTCATGACGGCACGATCTTTTTCTGCGCCGGCGGCAATGGTTGCGAGATCAGAACCGTGCACACCGGAATGATCATCTGCAATTCCGGCGGCGGCGAGGAATGTCGGGCGAATATCGAGCAGTGACACCGGGGTGTCGCACTGTGTGCCGGCGCGGAAATTTTTCGGCCAGCGCACAATCAGCGGGATGCGTACCGACGCATCAATCATAGAGCGTTTGCCGACGCTGTTATAATCGCCAAGCAGCTCCCCGTGATCCGATGCAAACACAATCAGCGTATTATCTATTTCATCTCCGAGCGCTGCCAGTACACGGCCGATATTATAATCTATGAATGATATACAACCCAGATAGGCCGCACGCATGGTGCGCAGCAGGTTTTCGTCGATGCCGGCGT is from Kiritimatiellales bacterium and encodes:
- a CDS encoding sulfatase-like hydrolase/transferase; its protein translation is LNRRDKSRPFMLWSSWIKPHPPFESPAPWSKLYRPEEVGHPYRPEDGAEFLTLWNKIQNRYKWRDAGIDENLLRTMRAAYLGCISFIDYNIGRVLAALGDEIDNTLIVFASDHGELLGDYNSVGKRSMIDASVRIPLIVRWPKNFRAGTQCDTPVSLLDIRPTFLAAAGIADDHSGVHGSDLATIAAGAEKDRAVMSQFQKKDLGLYMLATRDRKYVYSAADRKELLLDISGDALSTEEKIMDAPAETAAFRKQLTGILENDGIEYASGNGGWKEYPAPDLGLDDPDCGLIYQDSPRGGEVLQERINELPEGYRRKVYKTGSDAIKLIKDAIKLTK